From Thalassotalea euphylliae, the proteins below share one genomic window:
- a CDS encoding CsgG/HfaB family protein — translation MSTAPKMGGGQGGGTITGGAGGANTDNKNSQLESCDKTLGTMSVFEDRSLPWWSMYQRRAPDLGSTVPVIRLMIQQSNCFVVVERGAAMAAMKAERELMSSGESRGGSNFGKGQMVAADYTLSPSIQFSEKGTGGIGAIAGALFGSVGAAVAGGFKKNEAATTMLLIDNRSGVQVSAAVGNAENQDFRIGGALFAGALLGAGAYSNTPEGKIVTAAFADSYNQMVKALRNYKAQQVEGGLGTGGKLGVQQ, via the coding sequence ATGAGCACAGCACCGAAAATGGGCGGTGGTCAAGGCGGTGGCACCATCACAGGTGGGGCTGGTGGCGCTAATACCGATAACAAAAATAGCCAATTGGAAAGCTGTGATAAAACCCTAGGCACTATGTCGGTATTTGAAGATCGCAGTCTACCTTGGTGGTCTATGTATCAGCGCAGAGCCCCAGACTTAGGCAGTACTGTTCCTGTTATTCGATTGATGATTCAACAATCTAACTGTTTTGTTGTGGTTGAACGTGGCGCAGCCATGGCGGCGATGAAAGCTGAGCGGGAATTAATGTCATCTGGTGAATCGCGCGGTGGCAGTAATTTTGGTAAAGGGCAGATGGTTGCTGCAGATTACACGCTTTCCCCTTCTATCCAATTTTCTGAAAAAGGCACAGGTGGCATAGGCGCGATTGCTGGTGCCTTATTTGGCTCAGTAGGTGCAGCGGTCGCTGGTGGCTTCAAGAAAAATGAAGCCGCGACCACCATGTTGTTAATCGATAACCGATCAGGCGTGCAAGTATCAGCTGCAGTTGGCAATGCAGAAAACCAAGACTTTAGGATTGGTGGCGCACTCTTCGCTGGTGCCCTATTAGGTGCTGGGGCTTATTCTAATACCCCCGAAGGTAAAATCGTCACCGCGGCGTTTGCTGACTCATATAACCAAATGGTTAAAGCGCTGCGAAATTATAAAGCACAGCAAGTTGAAGGTGGTCTGGGTACTGGTGGTAAACTCGGCGTTCAGCAGTAA
- a CDS encoding alkaline phosphatase, which yields MRKLLSSLCVLAACGATAKEQPHNIIMVIADGMGPAYTTGYRYYNDDPKTKEVEATIFDKYLVGMASTYPAPVSGYVTDSAAGATALSAGIKTYNGAIAMDVDKNPVETVLERAKQYGLKTGAVVTSQVNHATPASYLAHNEYRRNYNEIADSYVDERINGELKFDVLFGGGWQYFIRDDRQLVKELTSQGVQYIDAYQQLSTLKNDKPALGLFADVGLPHALDDSNRYRLSAMTKTATELLASQDNGYFLLVEASQVDWAGHSNDISAAMAEMDDLAKTIEYLESYVAQTPNTTVILTADHSTGGLTLAAHGEYKWQPALLRKQLHSPKVIAESITKQKLAKSAIDKLFNFELNEDEIALITAATDEAAEKLAAYQKLSEEAQNKQRKPSAEYIVTKTVKKIIDGRTNTGWTSGGHTAVDVPIIAFGKYADKFEGHLDNTDIAKKVFKLLEQHRD from the coding sequence ATGCGTAAATTACTCTCTTCACTATGTGTATTAGCCGCTTGCGGGGCTACAGCGAAGGAACAGCCGCACAATATTATTATGGTCATTGCCGATGGCATGGGACCAGCCTATACCACGGGCTATCGCTATTACAACGACGACCCAAAAACCAAAGAAGTCGAAGCGACGATTTTTGATAAGTACCTCGTTGGTATGGCATCTACTTACCCTGCTCCAGTTTCTGGGTATGTGACCGATTCAGCCGCTGGCGCCACGGCGCTTTCTGCCGGTATCAAAACATATAATGGCGCTATTGCCATGGATGTTGATAAAAATCCCGTTGAAACAGTGCTTGAGCGCGCCAAGCAGTACGGCTTAAAAACCGGTGCTGTGGTAACTTCTCAAGTGAATCACGCAACACCAGCGTCATACCTTGCGCACAATGAATACCGCAGAAACTACAACGAGATTGCCGACAGCTACGTCGACGAACGCATCAACGGAGAGTTAAAATTTGATGTCTTATTCGGCGGCGGCTGGCAGTACTTTATCCGCGATGATCGCCAGCTAGTTAAAGAGTTAACATCACAAGGCGTGCAATATATTGATGCCTATCAGCAACTATCAACATTAAAAAATGACAAACCAGCGTTAGGCTTGTTTGCCGATGTTGGTTTGCCACACGCACTTGATGATAGTAATCGCTACCGTTTATCTGCAATGACCAAAACAGCAACTGAGTTATTGGCCAGTCAAGACAATGGCTATTTTTTATTAGTTGAAGCAAGCCAAGTAGATTGGGCTGGACACAGCAATGACATCAGCGCAGCGATGGCAGAGATGGATGACCTTGCCAAAACCATTGAATATCTCGAAAGCTATGTCGCTCAAACGCCTAATACTACTGTCATCCTCACCGCTGATCACAGCACTGGTGGATTAACCTTGGCAGCCCATGGCGAATACAAATGGCAGCCAGCGTTACTGAGAAAACAATTGCACTCACCTAAAGTCATTGCAGAATCAATCACTAAACAGAAGTTAGCGAAGTCGGCTATCGATAAATTGTTTAACTTCGAGCTGAATGAAGATGAGATTGCACTGATTACCGCTGCAACTGACGAAGCCGCAGAAAAACTGGCCGCTTATCAAAAACTAAGTGAAGAAGCACAAAATAAACAACGCAAGCCAAGCGCTGAATATATTGTGACTAAAACCGTTAAGAAAATCATTGACGGACGTACCAATACCGGCTGGACTTCTGGTGGTCACACCGCTGTTGACGTTCCAATTATTGCGTTTGGTAAATACGCAGATAAATTCGAAGGTCATTTAGACAATACTGATATTGCGAAAAAAGTGTTTAAGTTACTTGAGCAACACCGCGATTAA
- a CDS encoding endonuclease/exonuclease/phosphatase family protein: protein MKKLLAGSGLLLSTITTAMAADTIKIATFNVSMEALNYLPKGERGQVVPSGNELTTALNSQHQQIKNIAEIIQRVNPDILLLNEFDRTDNNAIALQKFLTSYLAKSQQGQTPVNYPYFYQGPVNTGVKAAIDINGDGQITSPQDTYGFGYFPGHFGMALLSKFPIDHTNIRTFQKFKWQDMPNALKPMQSNSEQGYYSDATWQELRLSSKSHWDIPVIVDNKTVHVLASHPTPPVFDGPEDRNGKRNHDEIRFWQDYISGDAGSYIYDDNGQKGAMKNKAPFVIMGDLNASTTDGDANKDGIGNLIEHPAVNDPMPMSDGGKASKPDNQNARYHTAHWGMRADYVLPSTFGWTLTDSGVFWPTQNSPLYRLIDSRAASSDHRLVWVELSLK from the coding sequence ATGAAAAAACTACTTGCCGGTTCAGGCTTATTACTTTCTACGATAACGACCGCCATGGCCGCTGATACAATAAAAATCGCTACGTTTAACGTCAGTATGGAAGCGCTCAATTACCTACCTAAAGGTGAACGAGGACAAGTGGTGCCATCAGGGAATGAATTAACCACGGCGCTCAATAGCCAGCACCAGCAAATCAAAAACATTGCTGAGATTATTCAACGAGTTAACCCTGATATTTTGTTACTCAATGAATTCGACCGCACTGACAACAATGCCATTGCATTACAAAAATTTCTGACCAGCTACCTGGCTAAAAGTCAACAAGGACAAACACCTGTTAACTACCCTTACTTTTATCAAGGGCCAGTAAACACTGGCGTAAAAGCAGCTATTGACATTAATGGTGATGGTCAAATTACAAGCCCGCAAGACACCTATGGTTTTGGTTACTTTCCCGGCCACTTTGGCATGGCGTTATTGTCTAAATTTCCGATAGATCACACCAATATTCGCACCTTTCAGAAATTTAAGTGGCAAGATATGCCCAATGCATTAAAGCCAATGCAATCAAATTCTGAGCAAGGCTATTACAGTGATGCTACGTGGCAGGAATTAAGACTTTCTTCCAAATCACATTGGGATATTCCGGTGATTGTTGACAATAAAACGGTTCACGTTTTAGCAAGCCACCCAACACCACCGGTTTTTGATGGCCCAGAAGATCGCAATGGCAAGCGTAATCACGATGAAATACGCTTCTGGCAAGATTATATTTCAGGTGACGCTGGTAGCTACATATATGACGATAATGGCCAAAAAGGGGCGATGAAAAACAAAGCTCCATTTGTCATTATGGGGGATTTAAATGCCTCAACAACTGATGGTGATGCCAATAAAGACGGCATCGGCAATCTAATTGAACACCCGGCTGTTAACGATCCTATGCCAATGAGTGATGGGGGCAAAGCGAGTAAGCCAGACAATCAAAATGCTCGATACCACACCGCACACTGGGGAATGCGAGCTGACTATGTGCTGCCATCAACTTTTGGTTGGACACTTACCGACAGCGGCGTGTTTTGGCCAACGCAAAATTCACCGCTTTATCGCCTAATCGACAGCAGAGCTGCGTCTTCAGACCATCGCCTAGTTTGGGTAGAACTTTCTTTAAAATAA
- a CDS encoding TetR/AcrR family transcriptional regulator — MNEVKKESKQGTIRALSEAKILEAAQEEFILQGFKGATVQSIADRAGLPKANILYYFKNKDNIYHAVLERTLDMWDQGIGDIEPEDGPAAAIEKIIASKVKMSFQHPGASKIYAMEIIQGAQHLKEFARTYLRKWVREKAALFQHWIDTEQMADVDPYHLIFAIWSTTQHYADFETQILTVMNQADYEEQDEQQVIAFLTDFILRGCGLK, encoded by the coding sequence ATGAATGAAGTAAAAAAAGAATCAAAACAAGGAACTATTCGCGCGTTAAGCGAGGCTAAAATTCTCGAAGCAGCGCAAGAGGAATTTATATTGCAGGGCTTTAAAGGGGCAACGGTGCAATCGATCGCTGATCGTGCAGGTTTACCTAAAGCTAATATCCTTTACTACTTCAAAAATAAAGACAATATTTATCACGCTGTCCTAGAGCGCACACTAGATATGTGGGATCAAGGGATCGGTGATATTGAGCCAGAAGATGGCCCAGCCGCGGCAATCGAAAAGATTATCGCGTCAAAGGTGAAAATGTCATTTCAGCATCCGGGCGCGTCAAAGATTTATGCGATGGAAATTATTCAAGGCGCACAACACCTAAAAGAGTTTGCTCGCACCTATTTACGCAAGTGGGTAAGAGAAAAAGCCGCCCTCTTCCAACATTGGATCGATACTGAGCAAATGGCTGATGTCGATCCTTACCATTTAATTTTTGCAATCTGGTCTACCACCCAGCACTATGCAGATTTTGAAACACAAATATTAACTGTAATGAATCAAGCCGACTACGAAGAGCAAGATGAACAGCAGGTCATCGCGTTCCTGACTGACTTTATTCTCCGTGGTTGTGGCTTGAAATAA
- a CDS encoding TonB-dependent receptor: protein MKSHRLSKIAGAVVVALGMTASAYANTTSSGIKGEISGPAGDPAQGTTVVITHLPSGTSKTVTVNEFGRFSSKGLRVGGPYRITIDSDTFEDQVVDDVFLTLSETYEINRSLESVSNVERIEVTGRAYHSNYGSNSPSSNFNFEDLAAAPTVNRDIKDVVRVDPRIYIDESSSDAIRCAGGNPRFNSLTVDGVRMNDNFGLNSNGYPTERIPFSFDALDQVAVELAPFDVQYGGFTSCNINAVTKSGTNEVHGSFFYDYTNDSLKGDSLEGEDVPTGNFNEKRYGFNVGLPMIEDKLFLFTAYEKLEGAQIFQYDPLTNGRIDQATLDRIAQISRDAYGYEPGGFTPSLPVEDEKLLVKLDWNINDDHRATFVYNYNDGFTLAQSDAGSSRISFDNHFYERGAKLNSYVTSIYSDWTDNLSTEVRIGYSTLDNRQISLDRESGFGEFRVSAANGIDVYLGPDDSRQSNKLKYDNLSLKLAATYYLDEHELYFGYEREELDVFNLFVQHSQGEYRFSSIDDFENGIARVYYGNASSQDPNDAAGEFKYALNTVYFQDKFELENYDVTITAGLRYDWYTSDDVPEFNQNFQDRYGFSNEQNLDGVDLLQPRFGLNWSVNDQLEVRAGLGLYSGGNPNVWISNSYSNDGIRNIQINQRGLQILGPDAIAFNGSGRPGFDIPQQLFDAVGSGSADASTNVTDPDFEIPSEWKYSLGATYVTESDYIIMADFLYTDKKDSAIVRNLADAQVGTAPDGRPVYDSVNHPRNSDFLLTNVSGEDGEATILSLSVSKSFDNGFDFSASYAYTDAKEVHPMTSSVAFSNYHNIATSDPENPGLAASNYEIPHRFTLNLRYSHEFFEGYETTFSLFGQANQGQPYTYSFTSRTRGLGFNDADRQLLYIPLENDASVVYGDDFDLAAFNSFIEAEGLDEYRGRILPRNRLQSDWWVKFDFKIEQEFAGFAEGHKASAFFVIENLTNFLNDDWGVLEQGSQLQGAVAASVNDANQYVFQEFTNPATQSRQNDASLWEMRIGVKYDF from the coding sequence ATGAAAAGTCATCGTCTCTCAAAAATTGCTGGTGCAGTCGTTGTCGCGCTTGGCATGACAGCTTCAGCATATGCAAATACCACATCATCTGGTATCAAAGGTGAAATTTCCGGCCCGGCTGGAGATCCGGCACAAGGCACGACAGTGGTTATTACCCATTTACCTTCAGGTACAAGCAAAACCGTTACCGTTAATGAATTTGGTCGATTCAGTTCAAAAGGTCTACGTGTTGGTGGCCCATACCGCATCACGATAGATTCAGACACTTTTGAAGATCAAGTTGTTGACGATGTTTTTCTTACACTAAGTGAAACATATGAAATCAATCGTTCACTGGAAAGTGTCAGTAACGTTGAGCGTATCGAAGTCACAGGCCGTGCTTATCACAGCAACTATGGTAGCAATAGCCCGTCAAGCAATTTCAATTTCGAAGATTTGGCAGCAGCACCAACGGTAAACCGTGATATTAAAGATGTAGTGCGTGTTGACCCGCGTATTTATATTGATGAATCAAGCTCAGATGCTATCCGCTGTGCAGGTGGTAACCCGCGCTTCAACAGTTTAACGGTTGATGGTGTGCGTATGAACGATAACTTTGGCTTAAACAGCAACGGTTATCCGACAGAGCGCATCCCATTCTCTTTCGATGCCCTTGATCAAGTCGCCGTTGAGCTAGCGCCATTTGATGTTCAATACGGTGGCTTTACATCGTGTAATATCAATGCGGTCACTAAATCGGGGACTAACGAAGTTCACGGTAGCTTCTTTTACGACTACACGAACGATTCGCTAAAAGGTGATAGCTTAGAGGGCGAAGACGTACCAACAGGTAATTTTAATGAAAAGCGTTATGGTTTTAATGTTGGCTTGCCAATGATTGAAGATAAACTTTTCTTGTTCACTGCTTACGAGAAGCTAGAAGGTGCACAAATTTTCCAATACGATCCATTAACTAATGGTCGTATCGATCAAGCAACGCTTGACCGCATTGCTCAAATTTCACGTGACGCATACGGCTATGAGCCAGGTGGTTTTACACCAAGCTTACCAGTAGAAGACGAAAAACTATTGGTAAAACTTGATTGGAACATTAATGACGATCACCGTGCGACTTTCGTTTATAACTACAACGACGGTTTTACGTTAGCGCAATCAGACGCGGGCTCGAGCCGCATTTCTTTTGACAACCACTTTTATGAGCGCGGCGCTAAGTTAAATTCCTACGTAACATCAATATACTCAGACTGGACTGATAACCTGTCAACGGAAGTGCGAATAGGCTACTCAACACTCGATAACCGCCAAATTTCACTGGATAGAGAAAGCGGTTTTGGTGAATTCCGCGTGTCAGCAGCCAATGGTATCGATGTCTACCTTGGCCCGGATGATTCTCGTCAGTCAAACAAATTAAAATATGACAACTTGTCGTTGAAATTAGCGGCAACGTACTACTTAGATGAGCACGAACTTTACTTTGGTTATGAGCGTGAAGAGTTAGACGTATTTAACTTGTTCGTTCAGCACTCGCAAGGTGAGTACCGCTTTAGCTCAATCGACGATTTTGAAAATGGTATCGCGCGCGTTTACTACGGTAACGCAAGTTCACAAGATCCAAACGACGCCGCAGGTGAATTTAAATACGCGTTGAACACCGTATACTTCCAGGACAAATTCGAGCTTGAGAATTATGACGTCACCATCACGGCAGGTTTGCGTTACGATTGGTACACAAGTGATGACGTCCCTGAATTCAACCAAAATTTCCAAGACCGCTACGGCTTTTCTAACGAGCAGAACTTAGATGGCGTTGACCTACTGCAACCGCGCTTTGGTTTGAACTGGAGTGTTAACGACCAGTTAGAAGTTCGCGCAGGCTTAGGTTTATACTCCGGCGGTAACCCGAATGTATGGATCTCTAATTCATACTCAAACGATGGTATTCGCAATATCCAAATCAACCAACGTGGTCTGCAAATCTTAGGACCTGATGCGATTGCCTTTAACGGCAGTGGTCGCCCTGGTTTTGATATTCCTCAGCAGTTATTTGATGCCGTGGGCTCAGGCTCAGCGGATGCAAGTACTAACGTAACGGATCCTGATTTTGAGATCCCATCTGAATGGAAGTACTCGTTAGGTGCTACCTATGTCACCGAAAGCGACTACATCATTATGGCTGACTTCTTATACACAGATAAGAAAGATTCAGCGATTGTTCGCAATTTAGCTGACGCTCAAGTAGGTACAGCACCTGATGGACGTCCAGTTTATGATTCCGTTAACCACCCAAGAAACTCTGATTTCTTGTTAACTAACGTAAGTGGTGAAGATGGTGAAGCGACGATTCTTTCGCTATCGGTGAGTAAGAGCTTTGATAATGGCTTCGACTTCTCTGCGTCGTACGCTTATACCGATGCTAAAGAAGTACATCCGATGACCAGCTCAGTGGCGTTCTCTAACTACCACAATATCGCAACGTCTGATCCGGAAAATCCTGGTTTAGCAGCGTCTAACTATGAAATTCCTCACCGATTTACGTTGAACTTGCGCTATAGCCATGAATTTTTCGAAGGCTATGAAACCACCTTTAGCTTGTTTGGCCAAGCGAACCAAGGTCAACCATATACTTACTCATTTACCAGCAGAACACGTGGCTTAGGCTTTAACGATGCAGATCGTCAATTGCTATACATACCACTAGAGAATGATGCGTCAGTGGTGTACGGAGATGACTTTGATCTTGCCGCGTTCAACAGCTTTATCGAAGCGGAAGGTTTAGACGAGTATCGCGGCCGTATTTTACCGCGTAACCGTTTACAAAGTGATTGGTGGGTTAAGTTCGACTTTAAGATCGAGCAAGAATTTGCCGGTTTTGCAGAAGGTCATAAGGCTAGTGCATTCTTCGTGATTGAGAACTTAACTAACTTCTTAAATGACGATTGGGGTGTCTTAGAGCAAGGTTCGCAGCTGCAAGGTGCTGTTGCTGCTAGCGTCAACGATGCCAACCAATATGTGTTCCAAGAGTTTACTAACCCTGCGACACAAAGCCGTCAAAACGATGCATCGTTATGGGAAATGCGTATTGGTGTTAAATACGACTTCTAG
- a CDS encoding TonB-dependent receptor, which produces MKSHRLSRIAGAVVVALGMTTSAMAADTASSIRGTIFGPDGNVAPGTTIVVIHEPTGTRKTVTANESGSFLAKGLRVGGPYKVIIDSDEYRDAEIENIYLSLGETQRIDRQLESDNTETIVVTGSRVLFNSTASDSYFNSEDITSTPSLNRDLKDVVRNNPLVVIKPGSESQMTIAGSNPRMNSISIDGIPLNDDFGLNNNGYPTQRNPFPLDALDQVTVSVAPTHAKSSGFTGGAVDAVFKSGTNEFHGNMFFERTSDALAGTPKDDGVDVPIEFEEENYGFTLGGPIIEDKLFFFGAYEKYDSPQVLEYGPTGSSKGANKTTATVGDVAAVQEIANRVYGVSEIGSAESQPQLEDEKYIIKLDWNINDDHRANFVYMFNEGNDTRNTTTSERELRLDSHWYNNTQELKNYSAKLYSDWTADFSSEISITRKSVETGQISLRSELGLGDITINNIDTDNDGESGSIAFGSDQFRHSNSLSNDLTILKFDGTYLYEDHAIDFGIDYKILEIENQFLPNSRGTTTFDSLADFENRLVSEYTYENGLGNDPLAVAATFERKDLALYINDTWDFNDELTLSFGLRYERLSSDDKPTFNQGLLDRTGFDNTFNLDGVDIILPRFGFTYLYSDDVTFRGSVGRFAGGNPNVWISNSYSNDGVSAQRFGQRDFEAPANILTTPTPEAIAAIDSGTRGSVTNFIDPNFDIPSQWTYMLNSDVTLNIPYLGDGYAWTTTAIYTEKENSAEWINAALLQEGDVVGSTSSGALPFYDTRELEIMLTNADRDGRSVILSTGIAKEWDNGLSFDMSYTHQDITEGNPGSSSTARSNYRFGHFLDHQETQIGTSPFETEHRFVFNLGYKTEFFEGYATRFNLFFERHSGSAYSHLVDLTNLQGGRFFNQDLIQPSGFFTTFGGNYLAYVPTANDPNVRYEGVTEQEVLAHFDSLGLSGFAGGHVDRGQAQSPWVTNLDLYISQELPGLMDGHKGEVYFVVNNLLNLIDSSKGKVYRQNFNTSEVIQMDIDASTGQYIYGDILSDDFTFEARDSAYRIKIGVKYTF; this is translated from the coding sequence ATGAAAAGTCATCGTCTCTCAAGAATTGCTGGTGCGGTAGTTGTCGCGCTTGGCATGACAACTTCAGCTATGGCAGCTGATACAGCATCTAGCATTCGAGGCACTATTTTTGGCCCTGATGGCAACGTTGCACCGGGTACAACCATTGTTGTAATCCACGAGCCAACAGGCACGCGTAAAACCGTAACGGCTAACGAAAGCGGTAGCTTCTTAGCGAAAGGTTTACGTGTTGGCGGTCCTTACAAGGTGATCATCGACTCTGACGAGTACCGCGACGCTGAAATTGAAAATATTTACCTTTCACTAGGTGAAACGCAGCGTATCGATCGCCAGTTAGAAAGCGACAATACAGAAACTATTGTTGTAACTGGTAGCCGAGTTTTATTCAATTCGACCGCAAGTGACAGCTACTTCAACTCAGAAGACATCACGTCAACGCCAAGCTTGAACCGCGATCTTAAAGACGTTGTTCGCAACAACCCATTAGTTGTTATTAAGCCGGGTAGCGAAAGCCAAATGACGATTGCGGGTTCTAACCCTCGCATGAACTCAATCAGCATCGACGGTATTCCATTGAACGATGATTTTGGTCTGAACAACAATGGTTACCCAACTCAACGTAACCCATTTCCACTTGACGCACTTGACCAAGTAACGGTAAGTGTTGCACCAACACATGCGAAATCGAGCGGTTTTACGGGTGGCGCGGTTGATGCGGTATTCAAATCTGGTACGAACGAATTTCACGGCAACATGTTCTTCGAAAGAACAAGTGATGCTTTAGCGGGCACACCTAAAGATGACGGCGTAGACGTACCAATCGAATTTGAAGAAGAGAACTATGGCTTCACGTTAGGTGGCCCGATCATTGAAGACAAATTATTCTTCTTTGGTGCATACGAAAAATACGACTCTCCACAAGTACTAGAATACGGCCCAACTGGTTCTAGCAAAGGTGCTAACAAAACGACTGCAACAGTCGGTGATGTCGCAGCAGTACAAGAGATTGCTAACCGCGTTTACGGTGTTTCTGAAATCGGCTCTGCTGAAAGTCAACCACAACTAGAAGATGAAAAATACATCATCAAACTAGATTGGAACATCAATGATGATCACCGTGCGAACTTCGTTTACATGTTTAACGAAGGTAATGACACGCGTAACACGACGACCAGCGAGCGTGAATTACGTTTAGACTCTCACTGGTACAACAATACGCAAGAGTTAAAGAACTACAGTGCTAAGCTTTACTCTGACTGGACAGCTGACTTCTCTTCAGAAATTAGTATTACACGTAAATCAGTAGAGACAGGCCAAATTTCACTTCGCAGTGAGCTAGGTTTAGGTGATATCACCATCAACAATATCGATACCGATAACGATGGTGAGTCGGGTTCAATCGCGTTTGGCTCTGACCAATTCCGCCACTCGAACTCGTTAAGCAATGATTTAACAATTCTAAAGTTTGACGGTACTTACTTATACGAAGATCACGCGATTGATTTTGGTATTGATTACAAAATTTTAGAAATTGAGAACCAATTCTTACCAAACTCACGTGGTACAACGACTTTCGATTCATTAGCTGACTTCGAAAACCGCCTAGTGTCGGAGTACACCTACGAAAACGGTTTAGGTAACGACCCATTAGCCGTGGCTGCTACCTTTGAACGTAAAGACTTAGCGCTTTACATCAATGATACTTGGGACTTCAATGACGAATTAACACTGTCATTTGGTTTGCGTTACGAGCGCTTATCGTCAGACGATAAACCAACGTTCAACCAAGGTTTACTTGACCGTACAGGTTTTGACAACACCTTTAACTTAGATGGCGTTGACATTATCTTACCTCGCTTTGGTTTCACATACCTTTACAGCGATGACGTTACTTTCCGCGGTAGTGTTGGCCGCTTTGCGGGTGGTAATCCAAATGTTTGGATTTCAAACTCATACTCAAACGATGGTGTCAGTGCACAGCGCTTTGGTCAACGTGATTTTGAAGCGCCAGCAAACATCCTAACAACGCCAACGCCAGAAGCGATTGCTGCTATTGATAGTGGTACTCGTGGCAGCGTGACGAACTTTATCGATCCTAACTTCGATATCCCGTCACAGTGGACTTACATGCTTAACTCAGACGTAACGTTAAACATTCCATACTTAGGTGATGGTTACGCTTGGACAACAACGGCAATCTACACAGAGAAAGAAAATTCAGCTGAGTGGATCAATGCAGCATTGCTTCAAGAAGGCGACGTAGTAGGCTCTACATCAAGTGGCGCACTTCCTTTCTACGATACGCGTGAACTAGAAATCATGCTAACCAACGCCGATCGCGACGGTCGCTCAGTGATTCTAAGTACAGGTATTGCAAAAGAGTGGGATAATGGCCTTAGCTTCGATATGTCATACACGCATCAAGACATTACTGAAGGTAACCCGGGCAGTTCTTCGACAGCGCGCAGTAACTACCGTTTCGGTCACTTCTTAGATCACCAAGAAACACAAATCGGTACTTCACCGTTCGAAACAGAGCACCGTTTTGTATTTAACTTGGGTTACAAAACTGAGTTCTTCGAAGGTTACGCGACACGCTTTAACTTATTCTTCGAACGTCACTCAGGCTCTGCTTACAGCCACTTAGTTGATTTGACTAACCTACAAGGCGGTCGCTTCTTCAACCAAGACTTGATCCAACCTTCTGGTTTCTTCACCACATTTGGCGGTAACTACTTAGCGTACGTACCAACAGCAAATGATCCAAATGTAAGATACGAAGGCGTGACTGAGCAAGAAGTACTAGCTCACTTCGACAGCTTAGGGCTTTCAGGTTTCGCTGGTGGTCATGTTGACCGCGGTCAAGCGCAATCTCCTTGGGTAACTAACTTAGATCTTTACATCTCGCAAGAGTTACCAGGTCTAATGGATGGTCACAAAGGTGAAGTTTACTTCGTAGTTAATAACTTATTGAACCTAATCGACTCATCTAAAGGTAAAGTATACCGTCAGAACTTCAATACTAGCGAAGTTATCCAAATGGATATCGACGCGTCTACAGGTCAGTACATCTACGGTGATATCTTGAGCGATGACTTTACGTTTGAAGCACGTGATTCAGCGTACCGTATCAAGATTGGTGTTAAGTACACTTTCTAA